Part of the Paenibacillus sp. JNUCC32 genome is shown below.
AGCTTTCTTAACTCAAGCTTAACAGAATCGGGATGTGTTCATGCAACCGTTAGGTCGGGTTCAGATGATCGTTAATCTGTTATGCTACAATGATAAGCACGGCAAGCAAACAGGGGCGGAATGAAACGCGGTTTTCCCAAGCAACGTAGACATACATATAGGTAAGGAATGATCGAATCTTTAACATCAAGGAGGAACCTACATATGGACCATCGGCTTGACGCCATGCGCAAGTGCCACCCGGACTCCGTCACGATCTCCCGCATAACGGGCTTCATCACGGACGGAATTATTATGCTCGCTGCAGCAGCTTATCTGATCATCGCGGCTATACTCGGATGGACCCTCATTCCCGGGTGGATCACCATCGGACTCCTGGTTCTCGGAGCCTGGTTTACTTGGGCCGTGCCCTCTTTCACTTACAAACAATTCGGCTTTAAAGTCAGCGAGGAGGAATTGGAGCTTCGCTCCGGCTGGATCTGGCTCAGCGACACCCTCGTTCCCATGACGCGGGTCCAGCATGTCGAGCTGGAACGGGGGCCGCTCCTTCGCAAATACGGCTTAGCCAAGGTCAAGGTGGTCACGGCGGCAACGACCCATGTCATTCAAGCGCTCAAGCTGGAAGAAGCAGAGGAACTAAAGAAACAGATCGGCGAGCTGGCCAAAGTGGTGGATCACGATGAATGAACCGACAAGGCTGCACCGGCTGTTCATCCTGTTCCCGCTCGTAGGCAGCGTAAAATCGCTCATTCCGATCGCAGCCCTCGTATCCATCAAATTCCTTAACGGAAAATCGCTGCGCGACATCCCTTGGTATTGGCTGTCCGCCGCCATCGTCATCCTGGTCTCGCTTCTGCTCCTGTACGGGTATCTGAAGTGGAAACGCTTCGTCTATACGCTGGAAGAAGACAAAATCCTCATTCGCCGCGGCGTGCTGTTCCGGGAGGAAATGTCCATCTATACGGGCCGCATCCATTCCATGAATATGGAGCAGCCCTTGCTGCAGCGTTTATTGGGGCTTACCCAGGTCCGGATCGAAACGCCGGGCAAAAAGGAAGGCGGCGGCGGCATCCTTCCGGCCGTCACCAATAGCGAAGGCGAACGGCTGCAGCGCTGGCTGCGCGAGCAAACCCAAACCAGGCAGGCGGATCGCGAGGTTCACCCAGCTGCGGAAAACTCCGGCCGATCCGGTCAGAGCCTTTCCTCAGAGACGGAGAGAACGTCCGTTCCTTCTCCGGGGACCCCGGAGGCTTACGAATCCGTTCACCACCCGTCATATCATAACCGGGACTTTGAGAGCGTCCCGTTGATGGATTCCGAATCCACCGCCGCCGGCAGAGAAAAGGCAAGCCGTCCCATCCCGGCCGAGGAAGAACGCAGGACGCTGCTCCAGCTATCCTCGGGCCGTCTGCTCATTGCCGCTCTATCCTCGCCCAACCTGTCATTGGCTTTAGCCTTTGTGGGCGGTATCGTGTCTTTTGCCGACGACCTGCTGCCGGATCGGATGTACCAATCGCTGTTTCAATCGGCAGGGAAGCTGCTGCCCGGCAGCTGGATCAGCATCGCGGCATTGGCACTCATCGTGTCCTGGCTGCTCTCGGCCGTGCTCTACACGATCAAATATGCCGGATTTACCGTCGAGCGTTTCGGGAAACAAATCTCGGTCAGCTGCGGTCTGCTGGAGAGAAAAAGACTGCTCTTCTCCCCGGAACGCGTATTGGCCATAACCGTAAAGGAAGGCGTATTCCGGCGATGGTTCGGTTACGCCGAAGTGAAGGTTCATGTGCTTACGTCAGAGTCCGAGAAACATTTCATGCTGCATCCTCTGCTGAAGACCGGGGATATCCCGGCGCTGCTGAAGCGGGTTACGCCTCAATTCAGCGCTCAGGCCATTTCGGCTTCGCCGCCGCCCCGCGCCAGATGGATGTACGTCCGCTGGAAGCTGGCTTTTGCCGCAGCGGTCAGCGCCGCATGCATTTGGTATTTTGACAGGCTCGGTTTATTGTCGCTCCTGCTGCTTCCGCTCTCGTTGGCCTGGGGACTTCTGTCGCACCGGGATTCCGGACTGAACGTCACGGGTAAACAGCTTACGATCCGCAGCCGCTTCATAGCAATGTCCACCAGGTACATACGTCGGCCGCAGATCATTGCCATGGAGGTCAGCGGTACCCGCAGGCAGCTTAGAAAGGGGCTTCTCTCCCTTCAAGTGAAGATGATATTCAGCGAAATCAACGAGAGTTTAAGCGGAATGGAACAGCAAGAGATCGAGGCCGTACGGGCATGGTTCCAACAGAAAAAAGGCGAGACCATAGCCCCTGCAGGGCAGGGAGGTCCCACCTCGTCGATCGAACGCCTATAAGCGTTTGGCCTCCGTTCTACCCGAACGGCCCAAGCCCGTCAAACGGTAAACCAGAAGGGTTACGGCAAGAAATACGCCATATACGCCTATGGTTATTAGGATATGGGAAGGATTGGACATCAAATTGTCTCCTACCATCGAGAACAGCAGCATGGCGGGAATTTTGCCCAATGCGGACGCCAAGCTGTACGATACGAACGTTACCTTGCTGAGCGCTGCGTACACATTGATGACAATGGAAGGAATAAACGGGATCAACCGGGTAAACAGGATGGTCAAAAAGGCGTTCCGTTCAAACATCGTGGTCACTTTTCCCAGGCTGTTGTAACGGTGAAGCGCCCGGTTGCCCCATTCCTGATAACCGTAGCGGATGAACATGAACATCAGGATGGAAGCAGCTGTGGAGCCGACCCAAGTAACCATCCCGCCGATAACCGGACCCAGGGCCGCCCCGATTACGCCGCCGACAACGGGATAAGGGATCACCGGGAACAAAGCCATGGCGACAGCGACGAGCATGATCAGCATGATGCTGTCTGTCGATCGAATCCATGCCAATATGAACTCGCCTTTATAGTAAATAAGACCACCCACGGCAACGTAGACAAGTGCCATTCCTAATTTTTTGACCATGCACCACACTCCAAGACATAATGCCTCTATTGTACCATGGAGCATGTCGATTGGAACAAGCAGCAAAAGGGACGTCCTAAGGCATTATGCCTAAGGATGTCCCTTTTTTTTGATACAGGCCAGTCCGTTCTCTAAAGCGACATCTTGCTAGAGAGGCAAACCCGCCGTGAACCGATATGGGTTACACTCTGCGGGCGCATGTAAGCTCACGGCTTGCTCGGTTTCCCTGGTGGATTTACCGGGGGCTTTCCAGGCTTGCCGCTATGTTTCACTTTCACCGTGACCGGTTTGCTTGCGGTACTCTCGTTATGCAGACGATCAACAGCCGTCACAACATACGTGTAAGTTTGCCCCTCCGCTACGGTATGATCCACAAAGAATTGCGTCTTATCGGTTGTTTTTCGGAGAGTTCCCAACAAATGCGACGAATCCTGAACACTGCCAGCGCCTCTGCCATCAAAACGGTAGACTGCATAATACGTCTCGTCACCTGTCGACCTCCAGCTGAGCTTCACGCCTTCCCGTACTTGGTCGGCCTTTGGCTTCTTGGTCGCAGCCGGTGCCTCCGATTCAATCCAAGGCATGGCCGGGATGAGCGCCGGGTATCGGTACAAATCGTTTTTCAGTCTGTCCGTAAATCCAAGCGCGTTGTCCTTAAACCATTTGGAGCTGAAATACATGCTGCCCCGAACTTCCTCGAAGTTTCGATTGTATTGGATCTGGTTCGGCATTTCGTCGGGGTTGGACCAGTCGGCATTCGACCCGATTCTATATACGGCTTGTCCGCTGTACAGATGAACGTTCTTGCCGGACACGATCCCGCTCCACCAATCGATCAGCTTATCGTAAGCCGCTGCGGAGTACCCGATGTTCCAATAAATCTGCGGCGTGATATAGTCGATCCACTCTTCTTCGACCCATTTCTTCGAATCCGCGTAAATCGCATGATAACTCTCGAGTCCCGTCGTTTCGGAGCCGGACGGATCGCTAGATTTGTTTTTCCAAATACCAAACGGGCTGATGCCGAATTTCACGTAGCTCTTCTCCGCCTTGATGGCTTCCTTCACGTTTTGAATGAAGGTATTGACGTTATTTCTTCTCCAATCGCTCTTGTTCGTAAAGGAGCCCTTGTACTGATTAAACGTATCCGTATCCGGGAAATCCACGCCCGTTACGGGATACGGGTAGAAATAATCGTCAAAATGCACGGCGTCGATATCGTAATTCCGAACGACCTCCATGATGCCGTCAATGATGAACTGCTGCGCCTCCGGCACCCCCGGATTGAAATACAGCTTGCCGCCGTATTCCTCAACCCATTCGGGATGCTGTCTGGCCGGGTGATCCGCCACCAGCTTGTTGATGTCTCCCTGCAGGCTGATGCGATACGGATTGAACCAGGCGTGGAACTCCATGTTTCGCTTATGCACTTCCTCGAGCAGGAATGCCAGCGGATCGTAACCCGGATCCTTGCCTTGTTCACCTGTCAGCCACTCGGACCAAGGCCCGTATTGGGACGGGTAAAAAGCATCCGCCGTCGGTTTGATCTGCATGATGACCGCGTTCATTCCGGCATCCTCCAGCTGATCGAGCAGCTGAATGAATTGCTGCTTCTGCTGCTCCGGATCGGTAACCCCTTTAGCCGGCCAGTCGATATTATCGACGGTGGCGATCCATGCCGCCCGCATCTCGCTTTTCGGATGCCGGGAAGCTTCATTCACGGTGATATAGAGCGAATCGGTCTTTCCTTGGAACGCGGCTGTTATTCTAGCGGAGCCTACCTTCAAACCGCTCACCACCCCTTGATCAGAAACCGAAGCGACGTCCGGGTTGCTGCTGGTAAACGTAACGCCTTCCTCTATGGTCTGCGGTTCAGCCATCCATGAGTACGTGGCGGATACCACCGTTTCAAAAGAATCTCCAACCGTCACGGACGTAAGCCCCTGAAGTTTAATGCTTTGCAAAACAGGAACCGGATCCGTTACGGTAATGGTATGATGGGCGGATGCTCCCCGGTACGACGCCGTAATGGCAGCCGTCCCTTCGGAAACCGCGGTCAGTCGACCCGCTTGATCGACCGATACAACGCCAGGCTGATCGCTTGTATAGCTAATGCCTTCGGTCATCCACACCGGATCCGTCTGGTTTCCGTAGACGGAGTAAACCACGCTGGTTCTCATGTTGTCGGTAACGCTAGTCTCCATATGAAGCGGCCCGGACAACAGCAATTCATGGGGAGCCGGGGCATCCGCCGCCACATGCAGCTCCAGCTGGGCTTTTGGCGCATCGCCGTACTCGGCCGTGATGGTCACCGTTCCCGGTGCCAATGCTTCAATGGTGTCGTATGTAGCGCCTGTCACGGTGGCAACGGATTCGTCGCTGCTGGTCAGTTTCACGCCGGATGTCAGCAACGTTGGCTCCGACTGTCCTTCATAGGTTGCATACACTTGCGGTTTGACCGCTTCACCGACGCCCATAGGCGTCAGTCCGCCGATGTCGAGCCCATATACCGGAGAAGCCGTATAGAAGGCGGACAGCCTGTCGAAGTATAAGGCACCTTTGTTTTTATTCGTGTCTTTTAATTCGGCTACGTAGATTTGATTCACTTTGAGAGGAGCCTGAATGGTAGAGGGAATGTTTAATTTGACGTATTTCCAGCCCTTCCAGTTAAGACCGGAGGTGGCTGTAAAATCAACGGTATGCTTGCCGCCGGAAGAATCCTGAAGCTGTGCACGGAGCCAGTGGTTGCCGCCGTCGCCGTAAACCCACAAGCCGAGTGCCTTCGGTGATCCGGGAACGCTCCTGCCTGTTGATCCATCCGGGTCTCTGAAATTGAGATAAGCCGCCGAGGTGCCGGATTCGCTGCCCACAAAATCATAGCTTAAGGCTGCAGCGTGATGTCCGTAATAAATCGGCTCCGGCCTCCCCGCCAAATCCAGCTGGGCCTTCCCCCTTGCGGAAGACGCAAATAAATTCGTTACCGATTCGAAATCCTCCAGCACCGCTGCTTCCGGCTGTCCTGCGCTTGCGTTCGTTTCAACGGAATTGCCCCAAACAGACACGGCCGAGCTGAGCATCACGGCGAATGCCAACGTCATGGACAGAATGGACTTACTGCTTCGATAGACACGCCTTTTGGTTATCATTCATCAATTCACTCCCTATGGTATGAGTGCTTGCTATCCGAACCGAAGCCCGATTTCCAGCGAAATCGCTGCCGCTCACCTCCGATCATGCGACTGAAGTAGATGACGTCCTGCTGTTGTACCTGTGTTCATCTCTATCACTATCATATTGAAATTTTATTTCAAATTTCAATAGTTTTTGTAAAATATAATTTTAAATCTCCGGCAGGAATTTTAGTCCGCATGACGTACAATGACCAAAAAAAGCCAATACGAGGCAAAGCCCGTATTGGCTGCTTCAAACCATTCTTTTATTTCGTATACTCAAGAAGCCCGATCATAAGCGTCACGGCTTAACCTTCCGAAGGATACTTCAATCCCCACTGCCCCCGGATATGATCCAGCAGCCTCATAATCGCAAGCGATTCGTCCAGCGTCATCACATCGCTCTCGAGCCGCCCTTCCAGCAGGCAGCGTCCCACTTCGTAAGCCTCGAAGCTATAACCCTTCTCTTGTCGGTCATCCGTCACAACCACCGGTTCCTCGCCATCGACATGAAGCGCAGCGGATGTCGCGTTCAAGAAGGACGGAATGTGGATATGCCCGTTGGTGCCATAAATATAAGCTTCATTCGTCAATCCCAGCCGGATCGCCCCGTTTAACGATGCTGTCTTGCCTGATTCATAGGATAGAATAACGGAGAACTGCTCATCTACGCCCGTCTCGCCGATATGCGCCGTACTCCAAATCTTCTCGGGCTCGGCTCCAAAGATCATGGCCGCAAACGACACCGGATAAATGCCCGCATCCAGCAGCGCGCCCCCGCCGAGCTCCAAATTCAGCAAACGGCCCTGCGGATTCCAGCCGCTCCGGAAACCGAAATCGGCCTTCACCAGCCGGACGTCGCCGATAAGACCGTCCTTCAGCCATTCGCGCACCTGCCGGATCGGCGGAAGGAAACGCGTCCACATGGCCTCCATCAGGAACAGCTTATGCTCCCGTGCTGCTGCGACTAACTCCTCCAGCTCATCCCCGTTGATCGTAAAGGGCTTTTCGCACAGAACGGATTTGCCTGCTTGGAGACACATCAGCGCATGGTCCCTGTGCATCGGATGCGGAGTCGCTATGTACACAACGTCGACATCAGGATCCGACACGAGCTCCTCGTAGCTGCCATACGCCCGCGGTATATCGTATTTCGACGCAAACTCGCCTGCACTGCTGGCCGTACGGGAACCGACCGCCAGAAACTGAGCATTGTCCACATACGCCAAATCGGCTGCAAACTGCTCCGCAATCCAGCCCGTCCCCATAATTCCCCATTTGACCTTGCCCGGATTCTGCACCATAAAACTCCTCCTCTTCCTCTCCATGATCTGGCCTTGCCTAAAGCTTATAGAAGCTGTCCCGCTCCACCTTGCAAATTCGCAAGCCAAAGCTTTCATACCACTCGTTCTTGCCCCGTTCCTGGGCTACCTGATGAGCCGCGTTCTCCTTCCATAAACGTATGGCCTCCAGGGAGTCCCAATACGAAACCGTGATCCCGAGACCCTCGTCCCGAGCGGATTCCACCCCGAGATAACCGGGCTGCTGCGAAGCGAGCTCCGCCATTTTATCGGACATCGCTCCGTAACCCCGGTCGCCCTCCGTTCGTTTGGACACAAAAATGCAGGCATAATAAGGCGGCTTCGGCGTATTCGCGTATTCCGTCATCCTCTTCCCCCTTTCCGGTTACTCGATAGGTGTAACTTCGGCTTACGTTCGTTCATTGACCTTGTATATCATTTTATCGGAACTTCCGCCATACTTTAACCTAAAAAAAGCCTCTCTCCTCTGCGAAGTTCTACAGTGGAGAGAGGCGATATTCGCCTAAGCTTTACTTCAGCTTATTCAACAGATTATGGATGACCTGCGCGCTTTCCGCAC
Proteins encoded:
- a CDS encoding PH domain-containing protein — translated: MDHRLDAMRKCHPDSVTISRITGFITDGIIMLAAAAYLIIAAILGWTLIPGWITIGLLVLGAWFTWAVPSFTYKQFGFKVSEEELELRSGWIWLSDTLVPMTRVQHVELERGPLLRKYGLAKVKVVTAATTHVIQALKLEEAEELKKQIGELAKVVDHDE
- a CDS encoding PH domain-containing protein, with amino-acid sequence MNEPTRLHRLFILFPLVGSVKSLIPIAALVSIKFLNGKSLRDIPWYWLSAAIVILVSLLLLYGYLKWKRFVYTLEEDKILIRRGVLFREEMSIYTGRIHSMNMEQPLLQRLLGLTQVRIETPGKKEGGGGILPAVTNSEGERLQRWLREQTQTRQADREVHPAAENSGRSGQSLSSETERTSVPSPGTPEAYESVHHPSYHNRDFESVPLMDSESTAAGREKASRPIPAEEERRTLLQLSSGRLLIAALSSPNLSLALAFVGGIVSFADDLLPDRMYQSLFQSAGKLLPGSWISIAALALIVSWLLSAVLYTIKYAGFTVERFGKQISVSCGLLERKRLLFSPERVLAITVKEGVFRRWFGYAEVKVHVLTSESEKHFMLHPLLKTGDIPALLKRVTPQFSAQAISASPPPRARWMYVRWKLAFAAAVSAACIWYFDRLGLLSLLLLPLSLAWGLLSHRDSGLNVTGKQLTIRSRFIAMSTRYIRRPQIIAMEVSGTRRQLRKGLLSLQVKMIFSEINESLSGMEQQEIEAVRAWFQQKKGETIAPAGQGGPTSSIERL
- a CDS encoding TVP38/TMEM64 family protein, producing the protein MVKKLGMALVYVAVGGLIYYKGEFILAWIRSTDSIMLIMLVAVAMALFPVIPYPVVGGVIGAALGPVIGGMVTWVGSTAASILMFMFIRYGYQEWGNRALHRYNSLGKVTTMFERNAFLTILFTRLIPFIPSIVINVYAALSKVTFVSYSLASALGKIPAMLLFSMVGDNLMSNPSHILITIGVYGVFLAVTLLVYRLTGLGRSGRTEAKRL
- a CDS encoding family 10 glycosylhydrolase: MITKRRVYRSSKSILSMTLAFAVMLSSAVSVWGNSVETNASAGQPEAAVLEDFESVTNLFASSARGKAQLDLAGRPEPIYYGHHAAALSYDFVGSESGTSAAYLNFRDPDGSTGRSVPGSPKALGLWVYGDGGNHWLRAQLQDSSGGKHTVDFTATSGLNWKGWKYVKLNIPSTIQAPLKVNQIYVAELKDTNKNKGALYFDRLSAFYTASPVYGLDIGGLTPMGVGEAVKPQVYATYEGQSEPTLLTSGVKLTSSDESVATVTGATYDTIEALAPGTVTITAEYGDAPKAQLELHVAADAPAPHELLLSGPLHMETSVTDNMRTSVVYSVYGNQTDPVWMTEGISYTSDQPGVVSVDQAGRLTAVSEGTAAITASYRGASAHHTITVTDPVPVLQSIKLQGLTSVTVGDSFETVVSATYSWMAEPQTIEEGVTFTSSNPDVASVSDQGVVSGLKVGSARITAAFQGKTDSLYITVNEASRHPKSEMRAAWIATVDNIDWPAKGVTDPEQQKQQFIQLLDQLEDAGMNAVIMQIKPTADAFYPSQYGPWSEWLTGEQGKDPGYDPLAFLLEEVHKRNMEFHAWFNPYRISLQGDINKLVADHPARQHPEWVEEYGGKLYFNPGVPEAQQFIIDGIMEVVRNYDIDAVHFDDYFYPYPVTGVDFPDTDTFNQYKGSFTNKSDWRRNNVNTFIQNVKEAIKAEKSYVKFGISPFGIWKNKSSDPSGSETTGLESYHAIYADSKKWVEEEWIDYITPQIYWNIGYSAAAYDKLIDWWSGIVSGKNVHLYSGQAVYRIGSNADWSNPDEMPNQIQYNRNFEEVRGSMYFSSKWFKDNALGFTDRLKNDLYRYPALIPAMPWIESEAPAATKKPKADQVREGVKLSWRSTGDETYYAVYRFDGRGAGSVQDSSHLLGTLRKTTDKTQFFVDHTVAEGQTYTYVVTAVDRLHNESTASKPVTVKVKHSGKPGKPPVNPPGKPSKP
- a CDS encoding Gfo/Idh/MocA family protein, producing the protein MVQNPGKVKWGIMGTGWIAEQFAADLAYVDNAQFLAVGSRTASSAGEFASKYDIPRAYGSYEELVSDPDVDVVYIATPHPMHRDHALMCLQAGKSVLCEKPFTINGDELEELVAAAREHKLFLMEAMWTRFLPPIRQVREWLKDGLIGDVRLVKADFGFRSGWNPQGRLLNLELGGGALLDAGIYPVSFAAMIFGAEPEKIWSTAHIGETGVDEQFSVILSYESGKTASLNGAIRLGLTNEAYIYGTNGHIHIPSFLNATSAALHVDGEEPVVVTDDRQEKGYSFEAYEVGRCLLEGRLESDVMTLDESLAIMRLLDHIRGQWGLKYPSEG
- a CDS encoding antibiotic biosynthesis monooxygenase family protein, translated to MTEYANTPKPPYYACIFVSKRTEGDRGYGAMSDKMAELASQQPGYLGVESARDEGLGITVSYWDSLEAIRLWKENAAHQVAQERGKNEWYESFGLRICKVERDSFYKL